The Sulfolobus islandicus Y.N.15.51 sequence GAGAGGGAAATAAAGGTAGAAGAAATACAAGGAAAAACCATATGGAAAGCAAAAACATAGAGGAGAAGTTCAACGTAAAAATAAGTTACAGCTTGGAGAATAGCGAGAAAAAGACTGAAAATTCCCTACATAAAACCCTACAAGATCGACAAGCCAATAGATGCCGACTTAGGGAGAGGTTGAAGGGCGTTATTAAGAAGGGCGTAAAAGTGTTTTTCATGGACGAGTCTGGTATTCGTCATGATCCCTCTAGGGTTAGGAGGTTGGGTTTGTATGTTGTTAGGGTTGATTATCCAAGTGTTAAGGTTAATATTCTAGCTTGTATTCCCTTGTTTGATGGTAAGCCTTGTTTTATGCTCACAATGTTGATTCTAGGGTTTTCGCTAATTTTCTTTACTTGCTTAGGGTTAGGAATTCTGGTAATGTCGTGTTGATTCTTGATAATGCTAAGTTTCACAAGTCTTCTTATGTTTTCGCTACTGCTTCTAGGCTTAACATTACTTTGCTTTTCTTGCCTCCCTATTCTCCGGATTTAAACCCAATTGAGTTGGTTTGGAAGGATTTGAAGCGTTGGGTTAATACTTATTATTACTCGTGTTATGCTCTAGAATTGAGGATGAGTTCTATTATTTGGTTTCTAAGGGTAATTATACTAGGTATTGGATTAATAAGTTTCGTGACGTGCTTGGGGATCTTGAGGAAGGTATAAGTATGGGAAAATTTTTCTCATATTTGATTTATTATCTGTTAACAAGTTTTATCAAGTTTTATCTCACAATAATACAAGCTTTTCTCAATGTTTTTCTATATTTTGTATTGAGAGAAGTTAAAAGCCTGTTGCAACTATTATGAAAAAGACTATATAACTCTTACTGTAGGGCTCATTTGGCTAGGTTGGCTAGGGACACTAGGGCTGTCAATAGGAGTCAGAGAATGGTTGATTATAGTCTTGCCTTACTTAATGTCATGTATCCAGTAATTTATTCAAGGGAGAAGACTCCCTTGAACGAGGCTTACTTGAGAGGAGTGCAGAATATTAGAGAAAATCTGATATAATTTTACTATTCAATATCGAATAAGATGACTGCATGAGAACACTCCCCTACCTCTACTCCTTTGTGTAAAGCCTCAAAGAACTTTTCTGAGAATTTCTTATCAGTTCTCTCATTAGGATAAAAACATTTAGCATCGTCTCTCATTACCAATACTAATAACTTAGCGTTGTATCCTTTTTCCTTAAGTTTTATTAATTCTTCTAGATGTCTTCTCCCCCTTTCAGTTGGAGCGTCTGGAAACATTGCCACACCGTTTTCCACAAGACTGCATCCCTTAACTTCAATGAAAGTGTTTCCGTCTTGAAAGTCAATTCTACTGTTCCCTACTTTAACCTCAGCTTTGGCGTTAGGTAGGAATTTCCTTGTAATATCATTATGAATACTTGAATCAACAATTACCCACAAACCGTTCCATGCTGCAGTAACTTGATAAGAAGTTTTCCTCTTATTACCGTCTACTTCTCTAACTAAAATCTTGTTCCCTGGATAAATTAACTCCTTCAATCTGCCTGGATCATGATGATGGCAAAGTTTTCCTGATTGAGTTGAAACCATAAATCTGTTTAATCTTTCTTTAA is a genomic window containing:
- the sfsA gene encoding DNA/RNA nuclease SfsA, which encodes MIVYQFPKLEEETVKERLNRFMVSTQSGKLCHHHDPGRLKELIYPGNKILVREVDGNKRKTSYQVTAAWNGLWVIVDSSIHNDITRKFLPNAKAEVKVGNSRIDFQDGNTFIEVKGCSLVENGVAMFPDAPTERGRRHLEELIKLKEKGYNAKLLVLVMRDDAKCFYPNERTDKKFSEKFFEALHKGVEVGECSHAVILFDIE